Genomic segment of Cronobacter dublinensis subsp. dublinensis LMG 23823:
ACGAGTTTCGCAGAGCCCGCGTCAGCGTGGAATTCACGATAGCGCGAGAACCACATGGTGATGATGCTCGCCAGAATACCGAACACCAGCTCCAGCACGGTGGCGACCGCGAAGTAGATAAGCGGGTTGCCGTTGCTCTCTTCGCCCTCGTCGCGATTGCCGAGAAATCCTGCCGCGACCTGCGCGATGATGCGCGAGATAAAGATAACGAAAGTGTTCACCACGCCCTGAATCAGGGTCATGGTCACCATGTCGCCGTTGGCGATATGGCTAATCTCGTGCGCGATAACCGCTTCCGCTTCATCACGGCTCATGTTCTGCAACAACCCGGTGCTCACGGCCACCAGCGACGCATCACGGCGCGCGCCGGTGGCAAACGCGTTGATATCCGGCGCGTGATAAATCGCCACCTGCGGCATTGCGATGCCCGCCTGGCGCGACTGCTGCGCCACGGTATCCATCAGCCAGCGTTCGGTCTCGTTACGCGGCGCTTCGATAACCTCGCCGCCTACTGATTTCAGCGCCATCCATTTGGACATCAGCAGCGAAACGATCGAGCCGCCGAAGCCAAACAGCAGCGCCATGATCAGAAGGCCCGTCACGCTGCTTGACTGGATCCCTGTCAGGCTGAGCACCAGACCGAACACCACCATGACGGCCAGGTTAGTCAACAGGAAAAGCGCAATTCGCATCATAATTTTCTTTTTACCTCGGTTTAACAATACGCCTTATGCGATTACACACATCGTAGGGGCGCGCACGCCGTTTTCAAGCGTCACAGGCTGGCAAGTCTCTAAAAATACGAAACTTTACATTTTGTAGCATTTCGCTGACGGGGGATCACACGGCACTAAAAAAACCGGCGCATCATCTGCGCCGGTTGGGGAGTTTTACTTCGTCGCCGCTGCGGGCGGCGTCGTATTCTCTTTGGTCATATTCGCGAGGTCGAGAGCGATATGAACCGTTTCATCAAGATACGGATCGGGCTCCTGATAATCCTTCGGCAGATCCTCGAGCTTCGCCAGCGGCGGTTTACCGGCGCGTTTCAGGCGATCGTTAATGCGCGCCAGTCGGGTTGCGTCATCTTCACGGTTCTCTTTTTCACGCTGCGCCAGATTAAGCGAAACGATATTGCGCTTATCTTTCATCGCGTTGAAACGAGCAATGTCCTTGATGATGTACTGGAACTCCGGATCTTTGGCGATGCGGTCGTTATGGTCTTTCAGCAACTGCGGGCCAAGCGGCTTCAGATCGCCCGATTTATCATACGAGGCGGCATTGATGCTGTCCCACGGCAGCGCGTTATCCTCGAATTTCTCCCCGGTTTCGGTCGCTTCATTGCCGGTCGGCATGATGATGTCCGGCGTTACCCCTTTACGCTGGGTACTGCCGCCATTAACGCGGTAGAATTTCTGGATGGTGTACTGCACGGAACCCAGCGCTGGCCATTCCGGGCGCAGCATCTGATCGTAAATGCGGTTCAGCGAACGGTACTGCTGCACGGTGCCTTTCCCGAAGGTCGGCTCGCCGACAATCAGCGCGCGGCCATAATCCTGCATTGCGGCGGCGAAAATTTCCGACGCCGAGGCGCTGAAACGATCGACCATTACCACCAGCGGGCCTTTGTAATAGACCACGCCGTCGGTGTCGCGATCTTCACGCACCTTGCCGTTGTTATCACGCACCTGCACCACCGGGCCGGACGGAATAAACAGACCGGAGAGCGACACCGCCTCGGTCAGCGCCCCGCCGCCGTTGGAGCGCAGGTCAATAATCACGCCGCTGACGTTCTGTTTCTCCAGTTTCTGGAGCTGCACTTTCACATCATCGGTGAGACCAACGTAGAAGCCAGGAATATCGAGCACGCCGATTTTTTCTTTACCGACATTTTTCACGGACATCTTCACGGCGCGGTCTTCAAGACGAATGCGCTCGCGCGTCAGCGTGATAATGCGGGTTTTGGTCCCTTTACCGGCAGGCAGGATCTCGAGGCGTACTTTGCTGCCCTTCGGTCCTTTGATCAGCGCTACAACATCATCAAGACGCCAGCCGATCACATCCTGCATCTGCTGGCCGACCTGACCGACGCCGACAATGCGATCGCCAACGCTTATCGCTTTGCTTTTCGCTGCCGGGCCGCCTGCGACCATGGAGTTGATCACGGTGTAATCGTCATCCATCTGCAGTACCGCGCCAATGCCCTCAAGCGAGAGGCTCATTTCGGTGTTGAACTGCTCGGTGCTGCGCGGGGAGAGATAATTGGTATGCGGGTCAATCTCGTGCGCAAAGGCGGTCATCGCCAGCGAGAACACGTCTTCGCTGTTGGTTTGCGCCAGGCGACGGATAGCGAACTTGTAACGCTTGGTCAGCGTTTCGCGAATTTCCGCATCGGTTTTACCGGTCAGCTTCAGGCTCAGCTCGTCATATTTGACTTTGCCATCCCACAGCTTGTTCAGCTCCGCTTCGCTGGCAGGCCAGGGCGCCTTGCTGCGATCGATATCAAACGTATCGTTGCCGGTAAAATCCATAGGTCTTTCCAGCACTTTCAGCGCGTACTGATAACGCTCAAAACGGCGCTGCTGTGCCAGATTATAAAGATCGTAAAACACATCGA
This window contains:
- the prc gene encoding carboxy terminal-processing peptidase, which codes for MNTFFKLTAVAGLLLMAGQALAVDDITRPDQIPVLKEEPQHATVSERVTSRFTRSHYRQFDLNEAFSAKIFDRYLNLLDYSHNVLLAGDVEQFAKKKGLIGDELRSGKLDVFYDLYNLAQQRRFERYQYALKVLERPMDFTGNDTFDIDRSKAPWPASEAELNKLWDGKVKYDELSLKLTGKTDAEIRETLTKRYKFAIRRLAQTNSEDVFSLAMTAFAHEIDPHTNYLSPRSTEQFNTEMSLSLEGIGAVLQMDDDYTVINSMVAGGPAAKSKAISVGDRIVGVGQVGQQMQDVIGWRLDDVVALIKGPKGSKVRLEILPAGKGTKTRIITLTRERIRLEDRAVKMSVKNVGKEKIGVLDIPGFYVGLTDDVKVQLQKLEKQNVSGVIIDLRSNGGGALTEAVSLSGLFIPSGPVVQVRDNNGKVREDRDTDGVVYYKGPLVVMVDRFSASASEIFAAAMQDYGRALIVGEPTFGKGTVQQYRSLNRIYDQMLRPEWPALGSVQYTIQKFYRVNGGSTQRKGVTPDIIMPTGNEATETGEKFEDNALPWDSINAASYDKSGDLKPLGPQLLKDHNDRIAKDPEFQYIIKDIARFNAMKDKRNIVSLNLAQREKENREDDATRLARINDRLKRAGKPPLAKLEDLPKDYQEPDPYLDETVHIALDLANMTKENTTPPAAATK
- the htpX gene encoding protease HtpX; translation: MMRIALFLLTNLAVMVVFGLVLSLTGIQSSSVTGLLIMALLFGFGGSIVSLLMSKWMALKSVGGEVIEAPRNETERWLMDTVAQQSRQAGIAMPQVAIYHAPDINAFATGARRDASLVAVSTGLLQNMSRDEAEAVIAHEISHIANGDMVTMTLIQGVVNTFVIFISRIIAQVAAGFLGNRDEGEESNGNPLIYFAVATVLELVFGILASIITMWFSRYREFHADAGSAKLVGREKMIAALQRLKTSYEPQEASSMMAFCINGKSKSLSELFLTHPPLDKRIEALRSGEYLK